Below is a genomic region from Vibrio mimicus.
GCTTGGAGCAAGATGTGCAACATTCTCAATCAATCTTTCACGCAGCAGTTGCTCTTCTTCATCATTGAGGCGAGCGCCTTGTGAGTTGGTGAGGATAAATAAGTCCTCTGCTCTTTCTCCAATCGTGGTGATTTTGGCCGCATGTAGATCGAAATTCAGCTCAGCAAACGTTGCACCAACGGAGGCTAATAGTCCTGGAGTATCTAATGCAACAAACTCCATTAACGTCCGCTTTTTACTCTTGGTTGGAAGAAAATCAACTTGAGTCTTGACCTTAAAGTGGTGCAAGTTGCGCGGAATGCGGCGTACTTTCTGCGTTGTGGGGCGACCTTCTTCCAAAACTTGCACCAGATGGTGAATTAAGGCTTGGTGACGATTCTCTTCGATCGCCTGTCCGTTCTGGTCGAGCACCATAAAGGTATCGAGCACGTAACCGTCTTTGCTGGCCATGATTTGAGCATCATGTACGTTAAGGTTACGGCGATCTAGTTCTGCAACCACGGTGGCAAATAGAGCGGCTTGATCTTTGGTGTAGACGAAAACTTCAGTACCGCCACGCGTGGCTTTTTTACTGATCAACACCAGCGGCTTACGGCTGTCTTCATGGCGCAATAAATGAGTGCAATGCCAAGCGATCTGCTTGTGAGTATGGCGCAAAAAATAATCGGCTTTAAAGCGTTGCCACAGTACATCGATTTCTCGGCTCGAGAACCCCTCTTTACGCAGTAGCGCCGAAGCCATCTGCTGGTTGTGGCGAATACGCTCACGAATATCAACCGGATTCTCCAAGCCGCGGCGTAACGCCCGTTGTGTGGAGTAAAACAGCTCTGCCAGTAGCGTACGTTTCCAACTGTTCCAAAGTTCAGGATTGGTTGCGCAGATATCGGCTACGGTTAAGCACACCAGATATTCAAGGCGTTCTTCATCCCGTACTTTTTTGGCAAATTCGATGATGACATCCGGATCGTAGATATCACGGCGCTGCGCGGTGACCGACATCAGTAGATGGTTTTTAACTAGCCAAGCGACCAATTTTGCTTCGGGTTTTGATAAGCCGTGTTCAATACAGAAGTCGTATGCATCATCAGCGCCAATTTCCGAGTGATCGCCTCCACGTCCTTTGCCGATGTCATGGAAAATAGCGGCGAGGATCAGTAGCTCCTTTTTCTGAATTTTGGGGTAAATTTCACAGCAGATAGGGTGGCGTTCGTGATTCTGTGGGTCACTAAACAAATGGATATGTTTGAGCAGGCGAATGCTGTGTTCATCCACAGTGTAAACATGGAAAAGGTCAAACTGCATCTGGCCGACAATCTGGCTCCATTGCGGTAAATAAGCCGCAAGGACGCCAAGTTTATGCATTTGGCTAAAGGCTTTATGCAGTGCATTGGGGTGGCGTACGAGTTCAATGAATTTCTCACGTGCCTCTGGAATGGTGTGCAAAAATTTATTGAGACGGCGACGCGCGGTGCGCAGTTGACGCATGGTGGCCGGTGCAACCGATTCGATGGTGGAATCGCTGGCCATATGCAAAAACATATCCAGAATCGTTTCTGGGCGAGCTTGAAATAGGGCAGGCTTACGCGCCTCAATCATGTTGCCGCGGCGCTGGAAATCTTCATCAATGATGATGGCTTCGGCTTCCTCACCATTATTGAGAATCGCTTTATCGAAGATTTTCAGCAACATTTTGTTCAGTTCAGCCACTCGACGCAGAGTGCGGAAGAACTCTTTCATCATCATTTCTACGCCACGGTTACCTTCTCCAAAATAGCCTAGATGGCGTGCGACTTGAACTTGATGAGCAAACGTCAAGCGGTTGTCATAACGTTTCAGCTCAATATGCAGTGCAAAACGTACGCGCCACAGAAAATCTTGGCACTCAACCAACTCACGGTATTCCGCATCGGTTAAAAAGCCAAAACGGCTCATTTCATACAACGATGTTGCCCCAAAATGACGACGAGCGACCCAGCTTAGGGTGTGAATATCGCGCAATCCACCGGGAGTTGATTTAATGTCTGGCTCTAAGTTATAGGTGGTGTCGTGATAGCGAGCATGGCGATCTTTTTGCTCTTGAACTTTGGCTTGATAGAAGATTGCACTTGGCCAAAATGACTCCGAATGGATGACCATTTTCAGACGATGAAACGTCTCTTCACAGCCGCATAATAATCGCGCTTCCTGCAGGTTAGTGGCCACCGTTAAATCGGCTTTACCAATTTCAGCACACTGTTCAACGGTTCGAACTGCATGACCTATTTCGAGCTTTAGATCCCAAAGTAGAGTCAGAAACTGACTAATCTTGCTGGCTATTTGTTCACTTAATGGTTGTTGCGATAAGACAAGAAGATCTATATCAGAAAGAGGATGTAGCTCTCCACGACCATAACCGCCCACAGCAACCAAACTTACTTCGAGCAGTTCATCAAAATCAAAGAATTGCCATAAGCGATGCAGGAGAAGATCCATATATTCAGAGCGACCCAACACCAGATCGGTCACTGGGTGATGGTTGAAAAATTCCTGCTTTTGATATTCCGTAAAATTTTCTAGCTGCTGCTTTAAGCTATCAATAGTCAGCTGGTGATCTTGAAGTGTGAGCGGGGATTGATACAACATAGCGCGTCCATGCTGGCGTTAAGACAAGTTAAAGCCAATCTAGCAGATGGGAGAAGATAAAAAAATATCCCTGACCAGCAGGGATATTTTTCAGCATTGAAGACCTTAAGCGTTGTTGAGCAAACGCGGCAGTGTTTCATCTTTACGCAGAGTCAGGATTTCACAGCCATTGGTAGTAACAAGAATGGTGTGCTCCCATTGGGCGGATTTTTTACCATCAGCGGTGTAGACCGTCCAGCTATCTTCATCATCAAGACGGCAACCAAATTTACCGGCGTTAATCATCGGCTCAATGGTGAAAATCATCCCTTCACGCAGCACGGTACGGTCACTGTTTTTGTAGTGAACCACTTGCGGCTCTTCATGGAACTCTGCGCCAATACCGTGGCCGCAGTAATCACGCACGATAGAAAACTTAAAGCGTGGGTTATTTTTGTTGTTGGTCTTAATGTGTTTTTCAATCGTGGTACCAATTTCACCCAATTGAACGCCAGGCTTGACTTGTTTTAGAGCTAGGTAGAGGCATTCTTGTGCTACATGGCATAGGCGCTTGTCTTCGAGTGACACCTCACCAATCAGGAACATTTTTGATGTATCGCCGTGGTAACCGTCTTTGATCACAGTAATGTCAATATTGAGGATGTCACCATCGCGCAGTACCGCAGGGCGTTGCAGTTGGCCGAAGTAAGAATCTTCACTGGCTGGAATGCCGTGGCAGACAATGTGATTGATCGACGTACAAATCGATTTTGGAAAACCGTGATAATTCAGTGGTGCCGGAATTGCGCCTTGAACCTCAGTAATGTACTTATGACAAATCTGATCAAGTTCTTCGGTGGTCACGCCTGCTTTTACATGAGGTTCAATCATTTCCAGAACTTCAGCGGCTAAGCGGCCCGCAACGCGCATCTTTTCAATTTCTACGGCATTCTTGATTTTTATAGACATCGGCTTTCTCTACTGACTTGTGAGCACACAAGGTGCTAGTGGCGCTATTGTAACAATGGACAGATGAAGCGCAAGAAAACAGTCATTGTTGAGCCAGAAACGACAAGTAAATACGTCATGGCTCATCGGTTGGTAACGAATTTTTTCTAGCCAAACTGAGGCAAAATATGGTATAAAGCGCGCCGGAATCTGGGTCCTTATTCTCTTTCATGGCGAAAAGGATTGAGAACCATAAACCTAATTGTTTAAATCACACACATTCCGACACGTGTTCCGGGGTGCTCCAATAAGGAGTCGGATATACGGGGAATGTGGAGGCCTAACCCCATAGAGGAATTTAAAATGGCATCTGTATCAATGCGCGATATGCTGACAGCGGGCGTACACTTCGGTCACCAAACTCGTTACTGGAACCCAAAAATGAAGCAATTCATTTTCGGTGCTCGTAACCGCGTTCACATCATCAACCTAGAAAAAACTGTACCTATGTTCAACGAAGCTCTAGCTGAGCTGGCAAAAGTTGGCGAGAAAAAAGGTAAAGTTCTGTTCGTAGGTACTAAGCGCGCTGCATCTGAGTCTGTTAAAGAAGCTGCTCTAGCAAGCAACCAATACTACGTTAACAACCGCTGGTTGGGCGGTATGCTGACTAACTGGAAAACTGTTCGTCAGTCAATCAAGCGCCTGAAAGAGCTGGAAGTTCAATCAACTGACGGTACTTTTGACAAGCTGACTAAGAAAGAAGCTCTAATGCGCACTCGCGAAATGGAGAAACTTGAAAAGTCTCTTGGCGGTATCAAAGATATGGGCGGCCTGCCTGACGCTCTGTTCGTAATCGACGCAGATCACGAGCACATCGCTATCAAAGAAGCGAACAACCTAGGTATTCCAGTATTTGCTGTTGTTGATACTAACTCTAGCCCAGACGGCGTTGACTACATCATCCCAGGTAACGACGACGCGATCCGCGCTGTTCAACTGTACCTGAATGCGGCTGCTGCTTCGATCAATGAAGGTCGTAACAAAGACGCTGTTGTAGCTGAAAAAGACGGTTTCGTAGAAGCGGAATAATCTCGGCTCTGAGTGAAACTTAGGTGCTATCTGCCATAATTGTGCAGCATAGACCAAGTTATAGTTAGCATTGGGGGCCGATATGTAGGCCCTCAATTTTTACCCAATCCAGAATTAACTGAGGAATAGAGAATGGCTGTTACTGCTGCTCTAGTAAAAGAACTGCGCGAGCGTACTGGCGCAGGTATGATGGAATGTAAGAAAGCCCTTGTTGAAACTAACGGTGACATCGAGTTGGCGATCGAAAACATGCGTAAGAGTGGTGCTGCTAAAGCTGCTAAAAAAGCTGGCAACATCGCTGCTGAAGGCACCATCATTATCAAAGAAGGCGAAGGCGTTGCGGCTCTGGTTGAAGTAAACTGCCAAACTGACTTCGTAGCAAAAGACGGTAGCTTCGTAGCATTTGCTAACCAAGTTGCTGACGCTGCTGTAGCTTCTAAAGCCTCTGTAGAAGAACTACAAGCGCAATTCGAAGAAGTTCGTGTTGCTCTAGTTGCGAAAATTGGTGAGAACATCAACATCCGTCGCGTTCAGTACGTTGAAGGCGTAACTCTGGCTACTTACCGTCACGGCGATCGTATCGGTGTAGTAGTTGCAGGTTCTGCTGATGCAGAAACACTGAAGCACGTTGCAATGCACGTTGCTGCTTCTCGTCCAGAATTCCTGACACCAGACGACGTTCCAGCTGAAGTTGTTGCGAAAGAGCGTGAAGTTCAAGTTGGTATCGCAATGAACGAAGGCAAGCCAAAAGAAATCGCAGAGAAAATGGTTGAAGGCCGTATGAAGAAATTCACTGGCGAAGTTTCTCTGACTGGTCAACCATTCGTAATGGAACCAAAGAAAACTGTTGGCGAAATTCTTGCTGAGAAAGGCATCACTGTTTCTGCATTCGTTCGTCTAGAAGTAGGTGAAGGTATCGAGAAACAAGAAGGCCTGAGCTTTGCTGAAGAAGTAGCACTGGTGCAAAAAGGTTAATCCTAGCGCGATTGCTCAAAAAAGACCGTGGCCATAGCTGCGGTCTTTTCACGATTAACGCCTTGATTAGTTAAATGTTGCTCGCAAAAGCGTTGATTAGCCGTGATGAATGGATTTAAGCCCACACTCAAATCTATCCATGACTGTTAATCCTCAACTCTCTTTGGAAGGTAACTCCCATGACTACAAACCCTAAACCAGCTTATCAACGTATTCTGTTAAAACTAAGTGGTGAAGCGCTACAAGGCACTGAAGGTTTTGGTATTGATCCAACGGTACTTGATCGTATGGCTCAAGAAGTAAAAGAACTGGTTGAGCTAGGCGTGCAAGTAGGCGTGGTGATTGGTGGGGGGAACCTGTTCCGTGGTGCGGGTCTTGCAAAAGCTGGCATGAACCGTGTTGTGGGTGACCATATGGGGATGTTGGCAACCGTGATGAACGGTTTGGCGATGCGTGATGCGTTGCACCGTGCTTACGTTAACGCTCGTTTGATGTCAGCGATTCCTCTTAACGGCGTATGTGATGATTACAGCTGGTCTGATGCGATTCGTGAATTGCGTCAAGGTCGAGTGGTGATCTTTGCTGCGGGTACAGGTAACCCATTCTTTACTACGGATTCGGCTGCGTGTCTGCGTGGTATTGAAATCGAAGCTGACGTGGTTCTCAAAGCAACGAAAGTGGATGGGGTATACAGTGCTGACCCGGTAGCCAACCCTGATGCACAACTGTATGATAAGCTTGCTTACAACGATGTGCTTGAGAAAGAACTGAAAGTGATGGATTTGGCGGCATTTACACTGGCACGTGACCATAAAATGCCAATTCGTGTATTTAACATGAATAAGCCAGGCGCACTTCGTCGTGTCGTTATGGGTGAGGCTGAAGGTACACTGATCAGCGATGCGCAGTGATCGGTCTCGAAACCAAACGCTCTCGAAACGAAAACAAGAATTAAGGTGATATTGTGATTAATGAGATCAAAAAAGATGCGCAAGAGCGTATGGAGAAAAGTGTTGAAGCACTGAAGAATGGCTTGTCAAAGATCCGTACTGGCCGTGCTCACCCAAGTCTATTGACTGGGATTTCTGTTGACTACTACGGCGCTCCAACTCCACTTAATCAGGTTGCTAACGTGATTGCAGAAGATGCTCGTACGTTAGCGATCACCGTGTTCGATCGCGATTTAACTCAAAAAGTTGAAAAAGCGATCTTGATGTCTGACTTAGGTCTAAACCCAATGTCAGCAGGCACCATCATCCGTGTTCCACTGCCACCGCTGACGGAAGAGCGTCGTCGTGATTTGGTGAAAATTGTACGTGGTGAGGCGGAAGGTGGTCGTGTTGCTGTGCGTAATATTCGTCGTGATGCAAACAACGATCTGAAAGGTCTACTGAAAGACAAAGAAATTTCAGAAGATGATGAGCGTCGTGCACAAGAAGACATCCAAAAACTGACTGATGCAGCAGTGAAAAAGATCGATGATGTTCTTGCTGCAAAAGAAAAAGAGCTGATGGAAGTTTAATCCACTAGCTTGGTGAACAAAACGCTGTGCTCGCAGCACAGCGTTTTTTTATGCTACTCTTGCGCTTCTTTATTTATTCGTTGTATTTCTTATGCAGAATCTATCTATTTCCCAGGATATATTGCCAAAGCACATCGCCGTTATTATGGATGGCAACGGGCGTTGGGCAAAAGCACAGGGAAAACCGCGAGTGTTCGGCCATAAAAATGGTGTGGCAGCGGTTCGCAAAACTATCTCAACCTCTGCTCGTCTTGGCATTAAAGCCGTTACCCTGTTTGCTTTTAGCAGTGAAAACTGGCGTCGCCCAGAAGAGGAAGTCGGGGTGTTGATGGAACTGTTTATTACCGTTCTTTCCACCGAGATTAAAAAATTGCATAAGAATAATCTGCGTTTACGAGTGATTGGTGATAAAAGTCGCTTTAGCGAGCGACTGCAATCTAAAATCGCTCAAGCAGAAGAGTTAACTGCCAGCAATACGGGTATGGTAGTGAATATTGCAGCGAATTACGGTGGTCAGTGGGACATCTTGCAAGCCACGAAAGCTTTAGCAGAAAAGGCTAAACAAGGTGATCTGCAGCCTGCAGATATTGATGAAGCGATGTTCAAACAACATTTGACCATGGCTGATCTGCCGGAGGTGGACTTGCTTATCCGCACCAGTGGAGAGTGTCGCATTAGTAACTTTATGCTTTGGCAACTTGCCTATGCAGAAATGTATTTTACTCCAGTCTTCTGGCCTGAGTTCGATGAAAACTGCCTGATTGAAGCAGTGACTTGGTTTGTTAATCGTGAGCGCCGTTTTGGTTGTACTGGTGAACAAATCAAGGCATTGATGGAAAACTGAATATAGGACTTCTCAATTTGAAGCAGCGAATCATTACAGCGCTTATCCTCGCGCCTTTGGTGATCCTTGGTATCCTTTATCTGCCTTTTGCTGGTTTTATGTTGGCACTCGCGGTAGTAACTTTACTTGGGTTTTGGGAGTGGACTCAGTTTGTAGATCAGCCGTCACGTGTTTGGGCTATGGTTCCGGCATTGGTGGTTGGTGGATTGAGTGTCGCTCTGATCGATTTTGAATTGCCAGCGATTGGTAATCTTGATACTACTCATCTGATTGTGCTTGGTATTGGCAGTTCATGGTGGCTAGTTTCGAGTGCTCTGGCGATCACTTATCCACGCTCGCGTCCGTTATGGGAGCATTCAAGTAGCGTTCGCCACTTATTTGGCTTGCTGACATTGCTACCTTTCTTCTGGAGTGTGCTGTTCTTACGTGCCAACTCTTACCTTTCCGACCCTTTTTATGGCGCGAAACTTGTACTCTTCGTCTGTTTTCTGGTTTGGGCCGCAGACAGCGGTGCCTATTTTGTGGGAAAAAGCTTAGGTAAACACAAAATGGCACCAGCAGTAAGCCCTAACAAAACCATAGAAGGTTTAATTGGAGGCATTGCAACGGCAATGCTGGTGGGTCACTGGGTTGCCGAGTGGTTTGGCCTTCAATTTAGCTCAATGACTGCGATGTTACTGATCATTTTGGTCACAGTTGTCATTTCAGTATTGGGTGATTTGGTCGAAAGTATGTTTAAGCGAGTCTCCGGTATCAAAGACAGCAGTAATATTATTCCGGGGCATGGTGGCATTTTAGATCGAATTGATAGCCTTACGGCCGCCTTTCCTGTGTTCGCACTTCTCTATTTCTTGTTTTAATCATCAGGCTGCCTTGGCAGCCTGATGTGAATAACAGCGGTTTCACTATGCGTAAATTAACCATTTTAGGTGCCACCGGTTCTATCGGAGCCAGTACCCTTAAGGTCATTGCCCAAAATCCACAGCAGTTTTCGATTGTGGCTTTAGTTGCTGGGGGTAATGTTGCCAAGATGTATCAGCTTTGCCTGCAGTGGCAACCCCAATATGCGGTCATGTCGACAGCACAGGCTGCTACAGAATTACAACAGTTGCTTAAAAGCCAAAATCAAGCAACAGAAGTGTTGTATGGCGAAGAGGCTATGTGCCAAGTTGCTGCATTAGATGAAGTCGATATTGTGATGGCAGCGATTGTTGGTGCCGCAGGTTTGCTGCCGACGATGGCGGCGGTGAAAGCAGGTAAGCGAGTCTTATTGGCTAACAAAGAAGCGTTGGTGATGTCCGGTCAACTGTTCATCGATGCAGTAGCGCAATCAGGCGCAGAGTTGATGCCAGTCGATAGTGAGCATAACGCGATTTTTCAATGCTTACCGAGTGAGATTCAAACGGAGCTTGGACGCTGTGATCTAGAAAAACACGGCATCAGCCATATTTTGTTAACAGGGTCGGGCGGCCCTTTTCGCTACAGTGATCTCTCCACATTGGATAGCGTAACGCCAGAGCAAGCTATTGCTCATCCAAACTGGTCCATGGGGCCAAAAATCTCCGTTGACTCAGCCACCATGATGAATAAAGGGCTCGAATATATCGAGGCCAAGTGGTTGTTTAATACCTCTCGTGATCAG
It encodes:
- the pyrH gene encoding UMP kinase encodes the protein MTTNPKPAYQRILLKLSGEALQGTEGFGIDPTVLDRMAQEVKELVELGVQVGVVIGGGNLFRGAGLAKAGMNRVVGDHMGMLATVMNGLAMRDALHRAYVNARLMSAIPLNGVCDDYSWSDAIRELRQGRVVIFAAGTGNPFFTTDSAACLRGIEIEADVVLKATKVDGVYSADPVANPDAQLYDKLAYNDVLEKELKVMDLAAFTLARDHKMPIRVFNMNKPGALRRVVMGEAEGTLISDAQ
- the tsf gene encoding translation elongation factor Ts gives rise to the protein MAVTAALVKELRERTGAGMMECKKALVETNGDIELAIENMRKSGAAKAAKKAGNIAAEGTIIIKEGEGVAALVEVNCQTDFVAKDGSFVAFANQVADAAVASKASVEELQAQFEEVRVALVAKIGENINIRRVQYVEGVTLATYRHGDRIGVVVAGSADAETLKHVAMHVAASRPEFLTPDDVPAEVVAKEREVQVGIAMNEGKPKEIAEKMVEGRMKKFTGEVSLTGQPFVMEPKKTVGEILAEKGITVSAFVRLEVGEGIEKQEGLSFAEEVALVQKG
- the ispC gene encoding 1-deoxy-D-xylulose-5-phosphate reductoisomerase, with the protein product MRKLTILGATGSIGASTLKVIAQNPQQFSIVALVAGGNVAKMYQLCLQWQPQYAVMSTAQAATELQQLLKSQNQATEVLYGEEAMCQVAALDEVDIVMAAIVGAAGLLPTMAAVKAGKRVLLANKEALVMSGQLFIDAVAQSGAELMPVDSEHNAIFQCLPSEIQTELGRCDLEKHGISHILLTGSGGPFRYSDLSTLDSVTPEQAIAHPNWSMGPKISVDSATMMNKGLEYIEAKWLFNTSRDQLKVLIHPQSVIHSMVQYRDGSVMAQLGEPDMATPISYAMAYPKRISAGVPALDFTRLQQLTFMDVDFARYPCLQLAMDACFLGQHATTSLNAANEVAVDAFLKQKIRFTDIVLINEQVLSKVCATNTQLYGGDLESLLELDTMARHFAHQVLKER
- the glnD gene encoding bifunctional uridylyltransferase/uridylyl-removing protein GlnD, producing MLYQSPLTLQDHQLTIDSLKQQLENFTEYQKQEFFNHHPVTDLVLGRSEYMDLLLHRLWQFFDFDELLEVSLVAVGGYGRGELHPLSDIDLLVLSQQPLSEQIASKISQFLTLLWDLKLEIGHAVRTVEQCAEIGKADLTVATNLQEARLLCGCEETFHRLKMVIHSESFWPSAIFYQAKVQEQKDRHARYHDTTYNLEPDIKSTPGGLRDIHTLSWVARRHFGATSLYEMSRFGFLTDAEYRELVECQDFLWRVRFALHIELKRYDNRLTFAHQVQVARHLGYFGEGNRGVEMMMKEFFRTLRRVAELNKMLLKIFDKAILNNGEEAEAIIIDEDFQRRGNMIEARKPALFQARPETILDMFLHMASDSTIESVAPATMRQLRTARRRLNKFLHTIPEAREKFIELVRHPNALHKAFSQMHKLGVLAAYLPQWSQIVGQMQFDLFHVYTVDEHSIRLLKHIHLFSDPQNHERHPICCEIYPKIQKKELLILAAIFHDIGKGRGGDHSEIGADDAYDFCIEHGLSKPEAKLVAWLVKNHLLMSVTAQRRDIYDPDVIIEFAKKVRDEERLEYLVCLTVADICATNPELWNSWKRTLLAELFYSTQRALRRGLENPVDIRERIRHNQQMASALLRKEGFSSREIDVLWQRFKADYFLRHTHKQIAWHCTHLLRHEDSRKPLVLISKKATRGGTEVFVYTKDQAALFATVVAELDRRNLNVHDAQIMASKDGYVLDTFMVLDQNGQAIEENRHQALIHHLVQVLEEGRPTTQKVRRIPRNLHHFKVKTQVDFLPTKSKKRTLMEFVALDTPGLLASVGATFAELNFDLHAAKITTIGERAEDLFILTNSQGARLNDEEEQLLRERLIENVAHLAPSAQ
- the frr gene encoding ribosome recycling factor, which translates into the protein MINEIKKDAQERMEKSVEALKNGLSKIRTGRAHPSLLTGISVDYYGAPTPLNQVANVIAEDARTLAITVFDRDLTQKVEKAILMSDLGLNPMSAGTIIRVPLPPLTEERRRDLVKIVRGEAEGGRVAVRNIRRDANNDLKGLLKDKEISEDDERRAQEDIQKLTDAAVKKIDDVLAAKEKELMEV
- the uppS gene encoding polyprenyl diphosphate synthase, producing MQNLSISQDILPKHIAVIMDGNGRWAKAQGKPRVFGHKNGVAAVRKTISTSARLGIKAVTLFAFSSENWRRPEEEVGVLMELFITVLSTEIKKLHKNNLRLRVIGDKSRFSERLQSKIAQAEELTASNTGMVVNIAANYGGQWDILQATKALAEKAKQGDLQPADIDEAMFKQHLTMADLPEVDLLIRTSGECRISNFMLWQLAYAEMYFTPVFWPEFDENCLIEAVTWFVNRERRFGCTGEQIKALMEN
- the rpsB gene encoding 30S ribosomal protein S2; this encodes MASVSMRDMLTAGVHFGHQTRYWNPKMKQFIFGARNRVHIINLEKTVPMFNEALAELAKVGEKKGKVLFVGTKRAASESVKEAALASNQYYVNNRWLGGMLTNWKTVRQSIKRLKELEVQSTDGTFDKLTKKEALMRTREMEKLEKSLGGIKDMGGLPDALFVIDADHEHIAIKEANNLGIPVFAVVDTNSSPDGVDYIIPGNDDAIRAVQLYLNAAAASINEGRNKDAVVAEKDGFVEAE
- a CDS encoding phosphatidate cytidylyltransferase; the encoded protein is MKQRIITALILAPLVILGILYLPFAGFMLALAVVTLLGFWEWTQFVDQPSRVWAMVPALVVGGLSVALIDFELPAIGNLDTTHLIVLGIGSSWWLVSSALAITYPRSRPLWEHSSSVRHLFGLLTLLPFFWSVLFLRANSYLSDPFYGAKLVLFVCFLVWAADSGAYFVGKSLGKHKMAPAVSPNKTIEGLIGGIATAMLVGHWVAEWFGLQFSSMTAMLLIILVTVVISVLGDLVESMFKRVSGIKDSSNIIPGHGGILDRIDSLTAAFPVFALLYFLF
- the map gene encoding type I methionyl aminopeptidase, producing MSIKIKNAVEIEKMRVAGRLAAEVLEMIEPHVKAGVTTEELDQICHKYITEVQGAIPAPLNYHGFPKSICTSINHIVCHGIPASEDSYFGQLQRPAVLRDGDILNIDITVIKDGYHGDTSKMFLIGEVSLEDKRLCHVAQECLYLALKQVKPGVQLGEIGTTIEKHIKTNNKNNPRFKFSIVRDYCGHGIGAEFHEEPQVVHYKNSDRTVLREGMIFTIEPMINAGKFGCRLDDEDSWTVYTADGKKSAQWEHTILVTTNGCEILTLRKDETLPRLLNNA